The proteins below are encoded in one region of Oncorhynchus clarkii lewisi isolate Uvic-CL-2024 chromosome 33, UVic_Ocla_1.0, whole genome shotgun sequence:
- the LOC139393322 gene encoding N-acyl-phosphatidylethanolamine-hydrolyzing phospholipase D-like isoform X2, whose protein sequence is MAASKCIFTPRVWKTTLSRCIHRAASVLNTAKGTLSRPGAQHCPPMEESGGAGGEVHENQVLMEERVVSPGDSPGTEEGSPAVVRPRDPPTSTLQDSGPRKSSSSRSSRKSFRLDYRLEEEVTGSSRDKHGRFTNPWSTWKFPSWSTLLRFFLLEKDHSNVPSSKEVLDKELPVVEPWFLRVPEAADGAVGSGLRVTWLGHASVLVEMDGLVILTDPIFSQRASPFQFMGPKRYRDPPCTVDQLPRIDAVVISHSHYDHLDAGTVTQLNERFGGDLRWFVPLGLMDWMQKSGCENVIELDWWEENCVPGHDEVTFVCTPAQHWCKRTPTDDNQVLWGSWSVLGPCNRFFFAGDTGYCSSFQEIGRRFGPFDLAAIPIGAYLPRDVMRGQHVDPEEAVQIHKDIQARHSLAIHWGTFALAYEFYLEPPVRLREAMEKNGLNVEHFFVLNHGESRVLNTDQEVFE, encoded by the exons ATGGCTGCTTCCAAATGCATCTTCACTCCACGAGTTTGGAAAACGACACTTTCAAGGTGTATTCACCGAGCCGCAAGTGTTCTGAACACAGCGAAGGGAACTTTGTCAAG ACCCGGAGCCCAACACTGTCCCCCCATGGAGGAGAgcggaggagcaggaggagaggtgCATGAGAACCAGGTGTTGATGGAGGAGAGGGTTGTCTCTCCTGGAGATTCCCCAGGGACGGAGGAGGGTTCCCCAGCCGTGGTCCGGCCCCGTGacccccccacctccaccctgCAGGACTCAGGGCCTCG GAAGAGCAGCTCCTCCCGCTCCTCCAGGAAGAGCTTCCGTCTGGACTAccggttggaggaggaggtgactGGGTCGAGCCGGGACAAACATGGCCGCTTCACAAACCCCTGGTCCACGTGGAAGTTCCCGTCCTGGTCCACCCTGCTGCGCTTCTTCCTGCTGGAGAAGGATCACAGTAATGTACCCAGCTCTAAAGAG GTCTTAGACAAAGAGCTCCCAGTAGTGGAGCCTTGGTTCCTCCGTGTCCCCGAGGCAGCAGACGGAGCCGTGGGGTCTGGTCTCAGGGTGACCTGGCTGGGCCACGCATCAGTCCTGGTAGAGATGGACGGCCTGGTCATCCTCACTGACCCCATCTTCAGCCAGAGGGCATCTCCCTTCCAGTTCATGGGCCCCAAGAGGTACCGGGATCCCCCTTGTACGGTTGATCAACTCCCCCGGATCGACGCGGTTGTCATCAGCCACTCCCACTACGACCATCTGGACGCCGGCACCGTGACCCAGTTGAACGAGCGGTTCGGTGGGGATCTCCGATGGTTTGTGCCGTTGGGACTCATGGACTGGATGCAGAAGAGCGGGTGTGAGAAtgtgatagagttagactggtggGAGGAGAACTGTGTGCCAGGTCACGACGAGGTCACGTTTGTGTGTACACCGGCGCAGCACTGGTGCAAGCGCACCCCCACGGACGATAACCAGGTGCTGTGGGGGAGCTGGTCTGTCCTGGGGCCCTGCAACCGCTTCTTCTTTGCTGGAGACACCGGCTACTGCTCGTCCTTCCAGGAGATTGGGAGGCGCTTTGGTCCGTTCGACCTGGCGGCCATACCCATCGGCGCGTacctgcccag AGATGTAATGCGTGGACAGCATGTGGACCCGGAGGAGGCTGTGCAGATCCACAAAGACATCCAGGCCAGACACTCCCTGGCTATTCACTGGGGAACCTTCGCTTTAGCTTACGAG ttttacTTAGAGCCTCCAGTGAGACTCAGGGAGGCCATGGAGAAGAATGGGTTGAATGTGGAGCACTTCTTTGTCCTGAACCATGGAGAATCCAGAGTGCTGAACACAGACCAGGAAGTCTTTGAATGA
- the LOC139393322 gene encoding N-acyl-phosphatidylethanolamine-hydrolyzing phospholipase D-like isoform X1, translating into MEESGGAGGEVHENQVLMEERVVSPGDSPGTEEGSPAVVRPRDPPTSTLQDSGPRKSSSSRSSRKSFRLDYRLEEEVTGSSRDKHGRFTNPWSTWKFPSWSTLLRFFLLEKDHSNVPSSKEVLDKELPVVEPWFLRVPEAADGAVGSGLRVTWLGHASVLVEMDGLVILTDPIFSQRASPFQFMGPKRYRDPPCTVDQLPRIDAVVISHSHYDHLDAGTVTQLNERFGGDLRWFVPLGLMDWMQKSGCENVIELDWWEENCVPGHDEVTFVCTPAQHWCKRTPTDDNQVLWGSWSVLGPCNRFFFAGDTGYCSSFQEIGRRFGPFDLAAIPIGAYLPRDVMRGQHVDPEEAVQIHKDIQARHSLAIHWGTFALAYEFYLEPPVRLREAMEKNGLNVEHFFVLNHGESRVLNTDQEVFE; encoded by the exons ATGGAGGAGAgcggaggagcaggaggagaggtgCATGAGAACCAGGTGTTGATGGAGGAGAGGGTTGTCTCTCCTGGAGATTCCCCAGGGACGGAGGAGGGTTCCCCAGCCGTGGTCCGGCCCCGTGacccccccacctccaccctgCAGGACTCAGGGCCTCG GAAGAGCAGCTCCTCCCGCTCCTCCAGGAAGAGCTTCCGTCTGGACTAccggttggaggaggaggtgactGGGTCGAGCCGGGACAAACATGGCCGCTTCACAAACCCCTGGTCCACGTGGAAGTTCCCGTCCTGGTCCACCCTGCTGCGCTTCTTCCTGCTGGAGAAGGATCACAGTAATGTACCCAGCTCTAAAGAG GTCTTAGACAAAGAGCTCCCAGTAGTGGAGCCTTGGTTCCTCCGTGTCCCCGAGGCAGCAGACGGAGCCGTGGGGTCTGGTCTCAGGGTGACCTGGCTGGGCCACGCATCAGTCCTGGTAGAGATGGACGGCCTGGTCATCCTCACTGACCCCATCTTCAGCCAGAGGGCATCTCCCTTCCAGTTCATGGGCCCCAAGAGGTACCGGGATCCCCCTTGTACGGTTGATCAACTCCCCCGGATCGACGCGGTTGTCATCAGCCACTCCCACTACGACCATCTGGACGCCGGCACCGTGACCCAGTTGAACGAGCGGTTCGGTGGGGATCTCCGATGGTTTGTGCCGTTGGGACTCATGGACTGGATGCAGAAGAGCGGGTGTGAGAAtgtgatagagttagactggtggGAGGAGAACTGTGTGCCAGGTCACGACGAGGTCACGTTTGTGTGTACACCGGCGCAGCACTGGTGCAAGCGCACCCCCACGGACGATAACCAGGTGCTGTGGGGGAGCTGGTCTGTCCTGGGGCCCTGCAACCGCTTCTTCTTTGCTGGAGACACCGGCTACTGCTCGTCCTTCCAGGAGATTGGGAGGCGCTTTGGTCCGTTCGACCTGGCGGCCATACCCATCGGCGCGTacctgcccag AGATGTAATGCGTGGACAGCATGTGGACCCGGAGGAGGCTGTGCAGATCCACAAAGACATCCAGGCCAGACACTCCCTGGCTATTCACTGGGGAACCTTCGCTTTAGCTTACGAG ttttacTTAGAGCCTCCAGTGAGACTCAGGGAGGCCATGGAGAAGAATGGGTTGAATGTGGAGCACTTCTTTGTCCTGAACCATGGAGAATCCAGAGTGCTGAACACAGACCAGGAAGTCTTTGAATGA